The following are encoded in a window of Rubellicoccus peritrichatus genomic DNA:
- a CDS encoding VOC family protein — protein sequence MSEDPGKGPGFVGWNELMTPNLDESLEFYSKVFGWTFDDWPMPDGMTYKVAMVDNKPVAGIMPRTPDVPADAPPMWTAYINVEDCDATLTTAVEGGATVLYPATDMEGIGRFAVIQDPHGAVIAFIKYKPNC from the coding sequence ATGAGTGAAGATCCTGGAAAAGGCCCTGGTTTCGTTGGTTGGAACGAACTGATGACTCCGAATCTCGATGAATCCCTCGAATTTTACAGCAAAGTCTTTGGCTGGACTTTCGATGACTGGCCCATGCCTGATGGAATGACTTACAAGGTAGCCATGGTGGATAATAAGCCTGTTGCCGGCATCATGCCAAGAACCCCGGATGTCCCGGCTGATGCCCCACCTATGTGGACTGCTTATATTAACGTCGAAGACTGCGATGCAACCTTGACCACTGCAGTCGAAGGCGGTGCCACTGTGCTTTACCCCGCCACAGATATGGAAGGCATCGGACGTTTTGCCGTGATTCAAGACCCGCACGGAGCCGTCATTGCCTTCATCAAATACAAACCAAACTGCTAA
- a CDS encoding NAD(P)/FAD-dependent oxidoreductase produces MQSFDVAVVGSGHNGMISAAYLAQAGHSVAVFERRPIVGGAVCTQTDLIPGYRIDVGSSAHVMIHQTPVIKDLELDKFGLEYIEMDPWAFYPLPGGEESISFYRSVDKTCESIARISPKDAKAYREFVEAWGKLNKGVFEVFLKSPTPWNMVSTMFGRSLKGSDRMNMIRKLMGPYGQLVLETFEHEAVRTAIIWLAAQSGPPPSEAASGDFAGWHSMYHQSGMKRAKGGSGALTQALKKRIIADGGKVFEDAPVVKIMTDGSGRAKGVELESGERYEAKAVIAACHIKTTIENLLSDAKELPESTRTRCGQLRIGNGFGMIVRCAMSGLPEYPGQTVDERGVCPGHNGLQLLCPSREALDSAYGDYMRGEPPKKPIPLVMTFSSIDETLAPEGKHVMFVWGQYHAYELRNGENWDDIAEREADKLLAAVDEYAPGTSAKVLDRYIQTPLQIERIHGMHRGNVMHLEMSFDQMFCFRPMPELANYKVPEIKGLYLTGASTHPGGGVWGASGHNTAKLMLKERKQWS; encoded by the coding sequence ATGCAAAGTTTCGATGTCGCAGTTGTGGGGTCAGGCCATAACGGCATGATCTCAGCAGCGTATCTTGCGCAGGCAGGTCATTCTGTAGCTGTCTTTGAGCGTCGCCCCATTGTTGGAGGTGCAGTTTGCACCCAGACCGATCTTATACCAGGATATCGTATCGATGTGGGCAGCTCTGCGCATGTCATGATTCATCAAACGCCGGTTATTAAAGATTTGGAACTGGATAAGTTTGGGTTGGAATACATTGAAATGGATCCATGGGCGTTTTATCCTCTGCCGGGTGGTGAGGAATCGATCTCCTTTTACCGCAGTGTTGATAAAACCTGTGAGAGCATTGCCAGAATAAGCCCCAAAGATGCGAAGGCCTATCGGGAGTTTGTTGAAGCTTGGGGAAAACTGAATAAGGGCGTTTTTGAGGTATTTCTGAAATCGCCAACCCCGTGGAATATGGTCAGCACCATGTTTGGGCGTTCCCTGAAGGGAAGCGACCGCATGAACATGATCCGCAAGCTGATGGGGCCGTATGGTCAGTTGGTGCTCGAAACATTTGAGCATGAAGCGGTCAGGACAGCGATTATCTGGCTGGCAGCTCAGTCTGGACCACCACCTTCCGAAGCGGCGAGTGGAGATTTTGCGGGATGGCATTCCATGTACCATCAGAGCGGGATGAAGCGTGCCAAGGGTGGTAGTGGTGCCCTGACCCAAGCCCTGAAGAAGCGTATTATTGCCGATGGCGGTAAGGTTTTTGAAGACGCTCCTGTGGTCAAGATTATGACCGATGGCTCAGGGCGTGCAAAAGGCGTCGAGCTTGAGTCTGGAGAACGCTACGAAGCCAAGGCAGTCATTGCCGCCTGCCACATTAAGACCACGATCGAGAATCTGCTGTCGGATGCAAAAGAGTTACCTGAGTCAACGCGTACGCGCTGTGGGCAATTACGAATTGGCAATGGCTTTGGTATGATTGTTCGTTGTGCCATGAGTGGCCTGCCTGAGTATCCAGGGCAGACTGTTGATGAGCGTGGGGTATGTCCTGGGCATAACGGTCTGCAATTGCTTTGCCCCTCACGGGAGGCTTTGGATTCCGCCTATGGTGATTACATGCGTGGTGAACCACCAAAGAAGCCGATTCCTCTGGTCATGACATTTTCAAGCATTGACGAGACGCTGGCTCCGGAAGGGAAGCATGTCATGTTTGTTTGGGGCCAATATCACGCTTATGAGCTGCGCAATGGAGAAAACTGGGACGACATTGCTGAGCGTGAAGCAGACAAACTACTTGCCGCTGTTGATGAATACGCACCAGGAACTTCGGCCAAGGTTTTGGACCGCTACATTCAGACTCCTTTACAGATCGAACGAATCCATGGGATGCATCGCGGTAATGTCATGCACCTGGAAATGTCTTTCGACCAGATGTTTTGTTTTCGGCCCATGCCTGAACTGGCTAATTACAAAGTCCCGGAGATCAAAGGCCTCTACTTAACTGGAGCGAGCACTCACCCGGGCGGTGGCGTTTGGGGAGCCAGTGGTCACAATACGGCGAAGCTGATGCTCAAAGAGCGCAAGCAGTGGAGTTAG
- the ubiE gene encoding bifunctional demethylmenaquinone methyltransferase/2-methoxy-6-polyprenyl-1,4-benzoquinol methylase UbiE, whose product MPKGETINAMFSEVAPSYDRANHLLSGGVDYYWRHRLAKKVAKCAPKDVVDLATGSGDVAFVLSDHLDESVNITGMDFCQPMLDLAEEKKHSKPNYEKIPFRIGDCMDLPLEDESVDVITISFGVRNFEDRQRGLSEMQRALRPGGSAFILEFSQPYNWFKPFYYIYLKAILPVIARVICGKRDAYDYLANSIESFPSRKSLSEQILQAGFSRVEATPLTFGIVAIHQAIR is encoded by the coding sequence ATGCCAAAAGGAGAAACCATCAATGCCATGTTCAGCGAAGTGGCACCAAGCTATGACCGGGCCAACCACCTGCTGAGTGGAGGCGTGGATTACTACTGGCGACATCGCCTGGCCAAAAAAGTCGCAAAGTGTGCCCCAAAAGATGTCGTGGATCTGGCTACCGGCAGCGGTGATGTCGCCTTTGTCCTGAGTGATCATCTGGACGAGAGCGTGAACATCACCGGGATGGATTTCTGTCAGCCTATGCTCGATCTGGCAGAAGAAAAGAAGCACTCGAAACCGAACTATGAGAAAATTCCCTTTCGCATCGGCGACTGCATGGATTTGCCATTGGAAGATGAGAGTGTCGATGTCATCACCATCTCATTTGGTGTGAGAAACTTTGAAGACCGCCAGCGCGGCCTTTCCGAAATGCAACGCGCTTTACGGCCGGGAGGGAGCGCATTCATTCTGGAATTTTCCCAGCCATACAACTGGTTTAAACCGTTTTACTACATCTACTTGAAAGCCATCCTCCCTGTCATTGCCCGGGTGATCTGCGGAAAGCGCGATGCATATGATTATCTCGCAAATTCCATCGAGTCCTTCCCAAGCCGCAAAAGTTTATCCGAGCAAATCCTTCAGGCCGGGTTCTCCCGTGTGGAGGCCACTCCCCTCACCTTCGGTATCGTCGCGATTCATCAGGCGATTCGATAG
- a CDS encoding AAA family ATPase, with amino-acid sequence MSEKDEDKNTLDDLQKQMQNMFRQGPGSPKITFAMPGMQQAEPEEPVSEEQKADDEERLRRIREFNLKPKDIRDYLNRYVIRQDEAKKVLSVAICDHYNHVRRCLEKPAMLEREYSKQNILLLGPTGVGKTYLMRNIAKLIGVPFVKADATKFSETGYVGNDVEDLVRDLVKSAGGNIELAQYGIVYIDEIDKIAGAESGGKDVSGRGVQINLLKLMEDTEVNLFAPNDIMGQMQAMMGGGKKKKETINTRHILFIVSGAFDKLAESVKKRVDAASIGFASTPSTGDDDHNRYLSQAATPDFIKYGFEPEFIGRVPVRVSCESLSKDDLAKILTSSEGSLLRQYRSDFKGYDIQFDITPEAIMEIAGRAHEEKTGARGLMTVLEGIFRNFKFELPSTAIKSFEVTTETVAEPDKTLTELIVANKHLMDEVWKAELESFAKGFEGEHGITLKFTDEATDVLIELAGIADKTLRTICEEQFKDYQHGLKIIQRNINKSEFEIDAEAARDADKALSGWVVASFKEAEEREAKETATPSPSETTEGEADKKEND; translated from the coding sequence ATGAGCGAAAAAGACGAAGACAAAAACACTTTAGACGACCTTCAGAAACAAATGCAGAACATGTTCCGTCAGGGGCCCGGTTCTCCAAAGATTACTTTTGCCATGCCTGGCATGCAACAGGCGGAGCCGGAAGAGCCTGTATCTGAAGAGCAAAAAGCCGATGACGAAGAGCGCTTGCGCCGAATTCGCGAATTCAATCTAAAACCCAAGGACATCCGTGATTATCTGAATCGTTATGTCATTCGCCAAGATGAAGCCAAGAAAGTCCTGTCCGTTGCGATCTGCGACCACTACAATCACGTGCGTCGCTGCCTTGAGAAGCCTGCCATGCTGGAACGGGAATACAGCAAGCAGAACATCCTGCTCCTTGGACCGACCGGGGTTGGTAAGACTTATTTGATGCGAAACATCGCCAAACTGATTGGCGTTCCCTTCGTCAAAGCCGATGCCACCAAGTTTTCCGAAACCGGTTATGTTGGTAACGATGTCGAGGACCTTGTACGCGATTTGGTCAAATCCGCTGGCGGCAATATCGAGCTGGCTCAATACGGCATCGTTTATATCGATGAGATCGACAAGATTGCAGGCGCTGAGAGCGGCGGCAAAGATGTTTCCGGGCGTGGCGTCCAAATCAACCTGCTCAAGCTGATGGAAGATACCGAAGTCAACCTGTTCGCTCCCAATGACATCATGGGGCAGATGCAGGCCATGATGGGCGGCGGTAAGAAAAAGAAAGAGACAATCAACACACGCCACATCCTCTTTATTGTCAGCGGTGCTTTTGACAAACTGGCTGAATCGGTGAAAAAGCGCGTCGATGCGGCATCGATTGGCTTTGCCAGTACGCCTTCGACCGGCGACGACGACCACAACCGTTACCTTTCCCAGGCAGCAACTCCGGATTTCATCAAGTATGGTTTCGAACCCGAGTTTATCGGGCGTGTGCCAGTGCGTGTCTCCTGCGAGTCACTGAGTAAGGACGATCTCGCCAAGATACTGACCTCCTCCGAAGGTTCACTCCTCCGGCAATACCGTTCCGACTTCAAAGGTTACGATATCCAATTTGATATCACTCCTGAGGCAATTATGGAAATCGCCGGACGCGCTCACGAAGAAAAAACCGGCGCCCGTGGTCTGATGACCGTTCTCGAAGGCATCTTTAGGAATTTCAAATTCGAACTGCCTTCGACCGCGATTAAGTCCTTCGAAGTCACCACTGAAACTGTGGCCGAACCGGACAAGACACTGACCGAACTCATCGTGGCCAACAAACACCTGATGGACGAAGTCTGGAAGGCTGAATTGGAGTCTTTTGCCAAAGGCTTTGAAGGCGAACACGGTATCACCCTCAAATTCACGGATGAGGCCACTGATGTCCTGATCGAACTGGCAGGTATTGCAGATAAGACGCTCCGCACCATCTGCGAAGAACAATTCAAAGACTACCAGCACGGGCTAAAAATCATTCAGCGCAATATCAACAAGTCCGAATTCGAAATCGACGCCGAGGCCGCCCGCGACGCCGACAAAGCCCTCTCCGGCTGGGTCGTCGCCAGCTTCAAGGAAGCTGAGGAGCGTGAAGCCAAAGAAACCGCCACACCAAGCCCCAGCGAAACGACGGAAGGCGAAGCCGACAAAAAAGAAAACGACTGA
- a CDS encoding HU family DNA-binding protein gives MAGNLTKRDIVLEIYEKTNFPQKEVRETVQLTLDAIAKALAEGRNVELRNFGVFEVQVRKSRIGRNPNKPETDVVIPTRAVIKFKAGKELKADMKSLDLNNIQ, from the coding sequence ATGGCTGGAAATCTCACAAAGCGCGACATCGTCCTCGAAATCTACGAGAAGACGAACTTCCCACAAAAGGAAGTTCGGGAGACCGTGCAATTAACTCTTGATGCTATTGCGAAGGCGCTGGCGGAGGGGCGAAATGTTGAGCTGCGTAACTTTGGCGTATTTGAAGTGCAAGTGCGCAAAAGCCGAATCGGCAGAAATCCGAATAAACCGGAGACGGATGTGGTAATTCCAACCCGTGCTGTGATCAAGTTCAAAGCGGGTAAAGAGCTCAAGGCTGATATGAAGAGCCTGGATCTGAACAATATCCAGTAG